ACAATATATTTAATCTGAACTGATGTTATGTACTCTTAGGTTTTAGGACTATTAGCAGAGATTTTAGTCTTGAATCCAAATGACAGCTGATGACACTTGCCTTAGAAAAATTACTTACCATCTTTACTCTAGTTCAGTAAATGCATTCCACTGGCAAAATTAAAGACAGGGACATAACAAAAGACTCGATACCTGCCTAGAATTTAAGCGAAAGACTTCAATCTGGTTAGAAGGCGCTTTACTGAAAAGACTGTTTGGAGGTCTGTGGTCCAGAtataaaacacttcaaaatattttgcttggtGAATATTTCAAAGTCAGATATTCCtctaaaaaagcaaagcaatgccACTGAAATCTCAAAATCCACCACAGCAAAGCATGTTGGAAAACCAGCAAGCAAAAAACAAGTCGCAAAgcaaatgacttttttttcccagcttcctAAAGCAGGAAGTTTTCATATCCTAGCAAAAGCCAGGTCATTATGGAAAGAGGTAATTTTCCAGAAGTTGTGGTCAATAGGTAAACATGAgagattttctcctttttttagcTTTGAAGCGATTTCATTGTTCTTCAGAGTATCGAAGGGAGATGGAAGACATACAGCGGGAATGTTTTGCCTTAGATGGGGAGAAACCCAAGAAGCCCTGGCAGTTATTTGTTGATCGTGGTGTGAGATGGCAGCTCATTACCGTGATTGTGATGACTATGGGCCAACAGCTCAGTGGGATAAATGCTGTAAGATTTCATACATACAAACAGCTTAAATAATTACTTAATTTGCATCTGGTTTTTAACCTTCTGTTAACACAAAGGATCCACATAGAGAAGCTCAGAGAAGTGGGATAAGTGGGAAAGAATATCtttgtattatttctgtttctctttttgcagtatttttttttttcatttctgtgtttctggtaTGTAAATTTCTTGAAAGGAGGACTTAATACCTGTGTTTACATCatctgaaaagtaaataaaggtGGATCAGCATATCCCACTGTGTCTGGGATATGTTCAGTAAGTtgaataattatattttcttctatgATAGCAATATATTTACCTAGACATGAATTTAACAGATACTTCTTGCTGTTTACATCAAATCAGTAActtataatataaaatacattaagcTGTATGTTTAGTATGAACTTGACTTTGTTCCCAGCTCATGATTTAACTACTGGCAACAtcccagcatttttttttactgttgtaGATTTATTTCTATACAACTTATATTTTCGAACAAGCTGGGGTCTCAGCAGAAAAAGTCCCATATGTGACACTCGGCACTGGAGGTTTTGAGTGCCTTGCAGCCCTCGCCTGTGTAAGTAACAATATATTCTCCCTGCTAGCATAAAGAGTAACGATTCTTCTTGAAGAACATCGGTAAATATGAGATCAATATGGTAACGGAAAATTATGTCTTGTCCACAGGGTTTACTGATAGACTACATGGGAAGAAGATCTCTCATCATTGGGGGTTATCTCCTCATGGCCCTTTGGAGCATTGTTCTAACATTCTCTCTGACTTACCAGGTGTAAAGGAGGACTAATTACACAATATTACTATAGTGGGTGAAAATCTGTGATGCTCAAAAGAAGCTGGAAGATAAGAGCTGTATAGGTTTGAACAGCAGCATAAAAAATGACAGCAGTTGAAGGATTTGATCAACTCTGCAGCCACATTTCCCTCAAATAAGAGAGTGCTCAGCTAAGATTTGATCATGTATTTGTCTTAAAGCTGCAGCTGCGTTTAATGCTGACAAAACTAAGTGATGACAAACAGCATTTATCCTAGCTTGTAAAGTAATTTTAGGATGAATTACTACAGAGTGATGATACTAAGCATCAGGGTCCACTTCAGTCACTTAACTGTAAAGCAAACAATAGAACAAAAATACCGTAAGGATGCTGAAATTCAAAAGACACTTAAATCCGTTAAGTGTAAATTCACGAAAACTATTGGAAACCCACAGGGTGCCTTAAATTTATCATGTGAAGCGACATCCTGCCTCGCTTTTTGATGTAGTATAAAGAGATGCATCGTAAATTGTTCTGTATACCCTGTCAGCTCAAGGAAGGCAGCGCCACAAACCTCCTGAAATGACCTTTTAGAGGAAATCTATCGCTACATGTGCAGACTGTATTATACTAAGTTTTTATCATTGCCTTCAGGTAATCCAGGCAAGATGATGTACACCTGTAGCTCCAACAGAGAGCAACTTGATTTAGTCAGTATTTGGTTGCCTGATAAATCCTTATCTGAAAAAGGTAGGATTAAAGAGCTGCAATTCTTTCTACACCATCAGCGTTTGGAGCTGGCTTTAAGCAGGTGGATCACATGCAGCCAGGTTGCAGGTTTGATGCTTGGAGGGACGGTAGGGTTAGGGGCGGCACAGATTAGCAAGTGGGACACGGAAGAGGCACCTACAGTAATTTCTGTGTGGTTGGGGAAGAGTGAGCTGCTCTTCCGGCCGGCAGAATATTGAATGAGCCAGCCGTTCGGCAGAGACCTaggtttaattattttattgtaaatttcttggtttggttttgaataATGGGATTTCAAGCTTAGGTTTGATCTTTCTGATGCCCCTAGTTTCTTAAGTACATAGTAATCCTAATGTTTCTTTACTGCACTGTTGGTATTTGTGTATACATGAATAATAATGAGATAAATCTGTTCACGCTATGAAAGTGCTCAAGGACAGCTGACTCAAGGGATCAgtataaaacagcaaaataagcCAGAATGTTAAACTACTAACAACACAGAATTGTTACATTAAGTATTGGTGAAAAATTTTAGCCTTGGAGGGCTAATTGTAAATCATGGCAGAAGTACTAGACTCCTTTTagcaaaattattaaatgaacaatatttaatttctctgaagCAGTACTCTTAAATAAATTAGCTGTAAACAGCCATGAATGACTGTTGGTCTTGGATGCAATAAAATAGCAAAAGGAAATTTAACTGTTAAGCTAAACTTTAAAACTGGATTATCAAAATCTGAACTAAACCTTCTCTTCTGTTCCAGGAACTGTACTCATGGGTGCCTTACGTGAGTGTGACATCTCTGTTTGCCTTCATCTTGAGCTTTGGGTTGGGACCAGGTATTAGACAATAATGTTTTAAAGCGGTGAGACGCGTGTCTCGGGCCGAGGGGGAACgttggcagctctgctgcatgaGCCAGGCAGGAGGTATTTACTGTAAGGCGGCTGATGCTCTGGCTAAGGAACACAAGTGAGCCCATCTCATCAGAACAGTTTAGTCTCCCATAGCCTTAAACCgagcaaatgtatttttctggcATTGGAAATACTGCAAATGGACATTTAGCATAATAACctattctgtttctgaaattcaTTCCCCCAGGTGGCATAACGAATACCCTGATAGCTGAACTATTTTTACAGTCTTCACGTCCTGCTGCTTACATGATAGGAGGGACTATTAGTTGGATTAGTTTCTTCGCAATTGGAATGCTCTTTCCCTTCATAGTGGTACGTTTGCGTAACGCGTTTTCCTAATTGCCTCACCTCCCATTTAATCTTCTCTCAGGTTCCATCGGATTGCTTTTTCTGATACAGCAACACTGCCCCTCAACCGAGTATAGCTAGATTCAGTCcctcttaaaatactttttagatATCtacagaagagaataaaaaatgagaaatgaaaattaaaaggaatacATAGGGGTAATTTTCATcttcaggtgaaaaaaaatgaagaaggtACCAAAACTAGAAAATCTTAATCAGGTATTGAGATTCAAATAACACATTTCTTAATAGCACCTTGTGCTTTTGTgtcaaaataaagcagaagtaGTACCTGGGGCTACTGGTTCACATCTCCTCTGAGAGCTCACAGAGCTTACATAAAGAGGGTTCTGGGATCAGGAAGATTAGGAAAAACGAtataggcttttttttctagctttgtATTTTCAGCACTTACTCTTGAGAGCAAAACATGCAGGAACAGCACACAGCAGGGTATCTTGATTGTCAGGCCTTCTTGGTTGAACTCTGCTTCTCAGTAAGATAGTTGGGGTTTTTAAGATGTATATcattgcaaaatattaataaaaattcagaaaaagataTATAATCTTAAAATACGTGACAGCTAGGTAGCAAATGCTCACTTCTCTAAACAATTCATGATGTAATGTGTTTGTAAAtggtttatctttttctttataaaaggCTACAGCACTTGGTAGTcttatctaaaaataaaattttaaaaaatttacatGTGAAGTAAGGATGGGTTGAACGCCTTTTTATTACAAATGTCAGAGCAGCAATGTGAGGTGTgaatggaaacaaaaagctttttctcttcccaaacCCACTGTTCTACTTGAAAGGCGCCgcaataaaatacattttgttttcacagaacGGACTGAAGCAGTATTGTTTCGTGGTGTTCTTAGTGGAGTGCTCCTTAGTTGCTGCCTTCATCTTCCTCGTAATTCCTGAGACAAAAAACAAGTCTTTTCTGGAAATCAGAAAGGAATTCCACAAGCttaattttggaagaaatatcaaaaaagaggaaacagctttatGAAAGATGACAAGTCCctgatgaatttttaaaaaattctgtgtaACTTCGCAGCTGTAACAGAACAGTGTAATACCATGAACAAGTAGCTTATTAAATCCTCCTGTATATTTAGAGGAAGTTTAAAGGCAAGTTaatctttctgaaatgctgttaaAACATATATTACTGAAATGCTATTAAAAACCATTATACATAGAAGACTCAGTGTTTAGATACAACTTGATGTTGTAGGGACGCAGAAATGCCGGGAGAGGGTGTTCAACCCACTCCTCCCCCCCGGCAGGTTTCTTCAGATAATTCAGTAGCTCTTTTATTTCTAAGCCCCTTCTTCAGATTCAGATAATCAAGCATGTTATTGCTTTACTGACTAAAATATTCTGAGGCATTAAAACCCAAGCAAGAACTGACCTACTGAGAAACCGGTATTTGAAATATTCTAGTTTATATATAAATTGGGGCATTTAGTTGCTGTTTTTCACTTAAATAACGACTTTGAAAGATTTAAGGACATGCCTCATCTAGTCCTACTACTGTAACTGTACAAAGACAGTACAGCACCTATCTCAGTTACTCTTATTTGTAATAGACTTCATTATTCCTGAAAGGGTAATAATAAAACAGATTCTGGCATTTgagtttgggtttatttttttgcgCTAACCTCATATCTTAACATTTTAAACTCTGCCGCAGGGTAAAACCTCTTCTACTTTTGAAGTTCAGTTCCTGGCAGACTGAGATCAACATCACAGAAAGCAccaagcagcagaaaggacagATGATTGGAATTAAATACATTTCACCTTTAAAGACTTTTCAGGAAGGTCTGATAGAACCCACCCAAGGAGACTCAGTAGGTCCTTCGAGCTCCAGCATTTCATCCAGGGCTCTTTCTCAGCTTAAACTCTTCATATTTAGTAGTCAGAAAGTAACAAGCCTTAATTACATATGGTGTTTGTGTGCCTGTCCAACACTCCTTTCCACACCCGAAACTGCTCAGACAGAAGCCCTACCGTACCTAGTACAACTTTTCCTGGTTGTAAGTATTGCCTGATTCCATCTGTTACTTAATAAGTGCTACAGTAAGCACAGGATTTCTTTTACGTTTATCTTCTCTCAGAATTAaagcttttaatgaaaacttaGGAAGCAAACaccatttttctgatttttgatAGCTAAATCAGCTGTTTAATTGAAAATAACATTAACTCTCAATGGTAAAGGAGGCAGTATCAGGAAGGGATCTTCTTGTTCTTTAGTTTATCCTCTaagtttgcaaaatatttcattttggctAGAAGCTTCTTAGCTTCCTGAAGAtcatctgaaatgaaataaaacattactAGTTTACAGAGAGAGGGCTGAATTTTCACTTTCACAACGCATCTCAAGATTTCAATGACAGCACCCATTTCAGTACTAAGAACTGCAAGTCGTACAGACCCATACACTATTAAAAACATGTCGCCTATTATTTTCATCGTGGATGGTTTTGGAACACCTCAGCTGAGATGTTCCACAAAACATGTAAAGATGTTCAGTTTATAAAGGAAATGTGACATGAATACCCTTTAATAACTTTTCTGTAAAGTGGCTCCAGTGTTGATGTAGCCGCCGGGGAATTTTAAGTATACAGACAAGACAAAcgtttgtggcttttttttttttaaatgtatgtaaTGAGACCAACTGCCATCACTGAGAAATGCAAAAGATCTGTAGGACTCTGGTACGGATAGTGTCAATTCCAAAACTGATATCGGAACCATTGGAGGGGAAAGGTGGTGTATCACCTACTGACAAGGACCCACGCCATCACAGTCCTTAACTCTTGTAGTAAAAAGAGCGACAGATTATAAGGTTATAATTCGTCACACGCAGGCCTAGCCAGCGCTACTTTGCATTTCGTGTTTACAGTTACGGCACACCTAACAACAAACGCTTTCCAAGACCCAGGAGAGAAACGTGGAGGTTTCTTCCCAGTTTAAGCTAGCCTGAAGTGGTTCAAGCTCCCACCTATCAACTGGTTGTGGAATAAAGTTATGTGGATTATTGCACATGAAGTGCCTAAAACTTGAGGCTAAATGGGGCATCAGGTCTTTTCCTGCCATACGCCAGTGGTAAGCAGCAGAATTGTTCCTGTCTTGACATTCACTGCAAAGAACAGCACCTGCTTGTCTGCTGACAGCTGCAAGTCTGCCGAGCCAGATCTCCCACATCCAAGTTTGAAACCTCAGAATAGACACTAAGTTTGATTAAGAAAAAGAGTCCTTCCTTCCCAGTAGTctgggaaacaaacaaaaacttcttAGCATCTGCATTCCCACCTGAAGCGCTCATTTTGATGCAAATTAAGTTAACTGGATCTGGTCCTGAATTTCCTGAATTAGCACAAAGGTCAACTTAGAAGTATTTATTCTAAATACCACACAAAGAACACTTGTTTATGCAGTATTTCTGTTCCGTAGTTCAGGAAATATTTGCCAATAAGAGAATGTGGattttttaagcatttataACTGATAATGTATGCCAGCTAAATACTTCATAGACATAGCTACCTCTTTCAAAAGCTGCAGTCACCTCTTTGGTCAGTTCTTCTTGCTTAActgtaaaacaaattatttcattcacATTTTGTTACTTAGAATATATAATAGCACTGCATTCTGATTGTCTGTGGTGGGAAACTTAATTACTAGTCTGATATTCTTTTGGGAGCTAAGAGAGCTTTCCATAATACTgctgtcaatttttttttttattttacaaattcaGACAGACACATTCCTTTGTTTAAACAGGCTCACAGACAGCAATTCCAATGCAAACCAATAGTCGCTACCTTCCCAGAAATCTAACTTGCTTTTGGTGTATCAGTTTATCCTGGTACTGTGAATTATTTTCTATGCTACTTAGTTTTTATTCTAGTTATTCTAATTGCTTATGGCACATATACTTCAATAAGCTCAACGTTTTGGGTATCCCCAACAATATAAACAAGAAAGTTGCTTGTATAAGGACAATAACCACTTAATATAACAGTTGCTAAGTTGGAGAAGGCAAAAGAAGTACAATGCCTGTATAAATGATAAAATTTCATGTCCTCAGTCAAGCATTTTATTAAACTTAATTTTGAGTGGTTCCTTCTTTTAGAATACTCTACTTGCCCTGATCTGCTGAAGGTTGAGTAAGAAGTTCCTTTTTATAGTCAATATATACACCTCTTTTGCCACTAGAATACGTACTGTTATATGGATTTTCTCAAGCCAGATCTGATGTGTAGGTGGCATAAATTGATAAAGACAACATTGGTTTGGGGGAGGAAGCTCTTGCAGTGAGTCAGTTCGAGACTAATGCAAGTTAGAGACACTAAAAGGAACACACTGAAAAAGCCTTCAGAGAGACTCTCAAGATACAGTAAATTAGTTCTGTACAAAACCCTCAAAGCATAACCTACCTTTAATTAAAGTTTCAATTTCTTCAAGGATAGCCTCATTTTTAGGCTCTGCTAATCTCTCATTAATTTCCATGATTTCCGTGAGAAACACTGAGTCTGCATCACAGTCTGTCTCCTGTGCCGGCTCCACTCCATTCAGCTCCAGCTAGGGAAGAAAATGGGAATTTGGAAATACACATTCTTACAGCTATTTCAATGTGAATTATCTTCTTGAATATTAAGTCTTTTAGTAGAGCTCACTCAGATTCATATCTGATAAACTTCCGGTTTATTCCATGAAAGGTGCATAAACAGTCAGTCTTGAAATGAGCTCCATATGTAGACCATAAAAATCTGCAGttaaccaaagcaaaaaaatgtaaCAACAGCTGCCAAGGGCCAGACTGAAATTTCAAAGGGACAGCCGTGGCCAAATACAGTGTGGAATGCAGGAAACAAATTAGTGTAATGTCAGCATCAAATGAGATAGTAATAATCACTAAAATGTTAAAGAATATAGTGGAAAAGCTGGCTAATTTTCAGACAAGCTTGTTTGTAGTCTCCCTTCAATCCTTGCAATCCTCCTCTTCAGAGGAGCACAAATTTGCATGTTAATGCTGCAGTCAAAGGTGTGATTCATTGCatcaccagcagcagccccagcacccatgcTTAGTTATAGGAATATTGACAAAATACATAACGGACACCTTACTAGATAGAGGCCACGGCTCAGCGGGTTCAGGAGGGTTTGGTAGGCCTTGTTTATTAAGGAGGAGTGTTGCTCAGAGTAGTACTGTTCTTTCTGTAAACCGACAATAAATAGTAAGAAGTTAATAATAGGCAGCAAAGTATTACACTTTGTTACCTGCGAGGAGAGGTGCTCCCGCCACATCACAGGTGTGCACAACTGAAAGTTGGTGTTTAAGAGCGATACGAAGCAGAGGGACAGGGCTGTCTGGGCTTGGGAGCCGTCACCTCGCACAACTAAGAGCTCAAGAACGGCAGCAGCCCCTTCTGGTCATCGCCCGCCGCGAATCTGTGCCTCTAGTCTCTTCTGCTCATCAGCAAACAAAAACTGGAGAGTCCCTGTAACCCCAAAGCCGGAGGGCGGCGGGACTCGGCGCTCCGCCCCGCAGGGCCGTCACCACCGGAGCCCGCCGAGacccgccgccgggccccgggggCGCTGGGACGGGGCAGGCGGCGAGGCCCGTCCCCCCGCCCGGGAAACCGCGACCGGGAGGGGTTGGGGGCGAACCGGGCGCCCCCGGGCGCTCACCGGCGGCCTCTGCCCGAAGCGGTCGGGGTGAACGGCGCGCTGCAGGCTCCGGAACCGCCGCTGCAGCCGCTGCGGGTCGATGCGGAAGGAGCGGTCACTGCGGGCGACAGAAGGCGCGTGAGGCCGGCGGCCGGCcgagcccgccgccgccccgccggcacTCACCACTCCATCAGGCGGAAAAGGTCGGGCCGAGGCTCCGGCGGCTGCAGCGCCCGGCAACCCGGGCAGAAGTGAGGCGGCCCCTCAGCGCCGCGCAGGGGGCTGCCGCAGCTCCAGCACCGCAGGGCCGGGGGGACGCCCGGCCCGACAcagcggggccgcggggccgccTCGGGACCGGGGCCGCGGAgcgcccgccgcagcccccccagccgccgcCGCAGCGCCGCCTGCATCCTccggactacagctcccggcggCCCCTGCGCCGCTGGCCGGGCCCTGATTGGCTCGGGCTGTAGCGAGGAAGCGCGTGGCGCCTGCGCACTGAGGGACGCGGCACCGGCTCCGCGCGGCGAGGGCTTCAGCACGCGTGAGTCCGGATCCACTCTCCCCCCACTCACCACCACCCCGCCCCGCCTGCAGAGCCCGGCCCGGCCTTCgggcgcccccgccccgccggtaCCGGCCGCCACGGGCCGGTCTCCGCTGCTTTTCCTGGGGAGGGTCGCGCAGCCCATCCGGCCGCGTGGTGCCGCCGGGGACGGGGCTGTAGTGCCCGGGCGGGGCGGCAGGGGGCGCTGCGGCGGTGCCAGCCCCgcggccggcagggggcgctgCGGCGGTGCCAGCCCCgcggccggcagggggcgctgCGGCGGTGCCAGCCCCgcggccggcagggggcgctgCGGCCGGCGCTCGCCCCCTCGTCCCGGGCGCGGCCGTGCTCAGCGCCGCGCCCCGCAGCCGCGGCCGGCGCAgctgcccccgcccccggtACCGGTGCCGCGGGGAGGGCGCTGACTGAAAGGGCTTCCGGCAGCGCCGCGCCCCGGCATTCCCCGCCGCCTCGGGGCTCCCGCCTGCCCCTGGCGCCGCTCCCGCTCCAACGGGCGCTGACTGCGAGCCCCGGCCCGCGGGCGGcctctccctctgcctttcCCGAGGCCGGGGCTTTTACTCTGCGTTTTCGCGGACAGACCTGAGTATTGATACAGTCTTCATCCTGTGATCATTGAACTCAATGGGTATAGGCTTAGAAAACTCTGTGGGAGGTTGCGGGCCTTGCCGGCGTTTCCCATcacctgtaaaagaaaaaaaaagccgcATACAAAGTAACGAGGGTGCTGCTATGATTTTATGGCTAACGGTGAGCTGTAGTAAACTGCTAAGGAGACTTAAGTATCCCGAGCATACGCTGGGCTGGATGGCAGCCAGGTTAAGAAACAAGAAACGCTGGCAAACCAAGGCAGCGGGCGGGCAGGTAAGCGCGGGTGGCCCCAAAGGATGGCAGCGACCCTGGGAAGGCTCACGGACGTCGTAGTAGCCCCTTGGCACGATGAACGCAGATGCCGTTGGCCGGTGGAGTGTGTTTTCTTAAGTGGGAAATCACGACACCGCTGTAAATTCCCCTGTGTAACCAAGGCAGGCAGATACCATTTGTTGCCTTTCTTGCTCCTGTCTTTGATAGCACCTGCTGGGGCTACGGTGTGTATCTGAGTTTGGCCGAGTTTTGTACGTTACTTACATATAGGTGCAgctattttgtaaataaaattactgaataGAACCTGCACAGAAGACACATGAAAATTCATGGGTTATAACCTATATTAAAGGAATATTCAGCCAAACACCAAACTGACTTGCTGTGTGATAAATCCGTTGGGTGCTGTCAGCGTCAAGAAAGCGTACGCCATTCTAtagttgttctttttcttttttcagattttcccTTTGTGTTTGGGGAGCTGCAACTGTTACTGCTTTGTGTGGGGATGCTTTGTCAGAGCGTGCTGCACACACGTTTGTGAAATAAAGTGTGAGCCCTGAAGAGCTCAAGTGAAAATCTGGAAATAAGATTTAGCTGTTGTTTTAGAACCAGCAGAGGGAGCACCacattctctttttaaaaggaaaaacattatgGTTTGCAGAATTCTTGGGGTTTTACATATAAGCCACACATGCATGCTTTGGTTGAAAGTTTTACTTATTTGAAGACTGAGAATAGACTTTGATATTATAGTACGCTGTGAGAATGTTTGTCGGTTTTACTTTGCTGTAGTAACCTTTTTTAAACATTCACTTTGAAGCCAACATGTCTCGAGAGACCGGAAGTGAAGCACAGCAGTCTCAAGGTACCCAACCGTCACAGAGTGGTACCAGTTCCTCCTCCGGTGGGTCACAGAGTACTAGTCAGTCTTCCTCAAGTTCTGGGACCCTCAGTTCTTTGGACACTGTTCCCACGCAGGAGCTTCCCTCAATCCCTGAGGACCCAGAATCTGAAGAGCTTGTTCCCCAGCCTTGGGGTCGACTCTTTGCACTTGGAAAAGGTTTCAGCAACTGTGGTACGTGCATACTGTAATAAGCCTCTCACTTCACTTGTAGTACCTCAGAAAAGTTTTGAGCAGCTTGGTAGAGAGCAGTGTCTTTTCGTTTTCAAATTAAGTACAAGCAAATTTAAGTACAAGCTTGCAACTTGTGCAATAATGTTTTAGTCTGTACTACAGCCTAGTGTTTATACTGAGTACCACATACACAGCTTCCATCGACTTGGAGGAATTCTGCATTCATTCAACATTCATTCAACAATTCAACAAGGAATTCATGTTCCTTGTTAATtgcttcatttttccatttcataatTTACATTGTTTATATATCATATGAGTCTCTCTGTATTGCTGAAGGTTAACTGAAGACTCTACTGATACTAAAGAGgatgaaattattaaaatattgtacAAGGTGTTGATAGTGCATGGTGCTTTGTCTGAATTAAGACAAATAAACTTGATTGTAAGGAAGAATCTTGTCTTTGTTATCCTGCTCACTACCATTTGGCATCATCTGTAGTGCCGTAGTTAATAAATTCCTGCAATATTGTGTTCTCTCTCTGCTTTACTTCCCCCTCCTCTACAGACTGCGTGAATGATGAACACTGGTTTGGAAGAGACAAAAGCTGTGATTATAGTTTTTCTAAGCTAGGATTGTCTGAGACTGGCTTCTACCAAAACTATAGCAAGAAGCATTTCCGAATTTTCAGGGTAGGTGCTAAAGAGGTTAACTGTCTTTTTCTATCTTGGCATAATTGAAAAAGATTGACTTTAGTGGGGGTGAATCCTAAAGAAATCAAAGTTTGAGTACCTTCAGTGTTGAATCCTTTAACAACACTCTTGGCAATGCTCCATTAATCCAGTTTATGAAATAACCTTAGTAGTCTAATTTCCTGAGCCAACAATAGTAAATTTCTGTAGTCTCATTTCTTTACAGTAAAgtcattttccccttttatcttttccattttttttctctttgaggaAATGGGTCCAAAAAATTCTTATGTTGCCTACATTGAAGACCACAGTGCAAATGGAACTTTTGTTAATAGAGAGCTCattggaaaagggaagaggCTTCCACTGACTCACAACTGTGAAATTGCATTGTCTATACAGACTAATAAGGGTAAAATATCCTATAACATAAGTAGGTTCTTCATGTGTTGACCGAGAGGtcatttctgcagtgatttgaatatatttgaaacggggggttggacaagatgatctctagaggtcccttcaaacccctacaattctgtgattctgtgtttcttgCAAGCTGAGATTCTTCATGAGCGCTGTTAAAATGCAGCTATGAATTGATAATTTAGTACTCACGAATTATCCATATCTACCTCAACCctaaaaaaaagctgaaaaaatttaaaagaagctgCATCAGGATCCACCTTACTAGAGTATAAACTTTTATAgttgttttcctatttttgaAACACTTTTGTGCTTCAGTAGCTGTGTATGTGGTGGTAGGAACAGGAAACAGACTATtccagggagctgaaaaaaaaaacccaggtacTTACCAGATGCTgcataataatttaaaaaatcctcttAAAAATGAGCAGCgttggggtttgtttctttgtctttccaCTAAGATGCTGTCTTCCTGATTGTCACTTGTCTTTGCTCCTGCTGGACACTGAAATTCTTGCCTATTTGTCCTTAAATGTAGTGTTAATTGATGAAGCACCGTTGTGAAATGAATACCAAATATGTCAGCTTTCAGTAATAAGAT
This DNA window, taken from Phalacrocorax carbo chromosome 15, bPhaCar2.1, whole genome shotgun sequence, encodes the following:
- the HSCB gene encoding iron-sulfur cluster co-chaperone protein HscB isoform X1, with amino-acid sequence MQAALRRRLGGLRRALRGPGPEAAPRPRCVGPGVPPALRCWSCGSPLRGAEGPPHFCPGCRALQPPEPRPDLFRLMECDRSFRIDPQRLQRRFRSLQRAVHPDRFGQRPPKEQYYSEQHSSLINKAYQTLLNPLSRGLYLLELNGVEPAQETDCDADSVFLTEIMEINERLAEPKNEAILEEIETLIKVKQEELTKEVTAAFERDDLQEAKKLLAKMKYFANLEDKLKNKKIPS
- the HSCB gene encoding iron-sulfur cluster co-chaperone protein HscB isoform X2 is translated as MWREHLSSQLELNGVEPAQETDCDADSVFLTEIMEINERLAEPKNEAILEEIETLIKVKQEELTKEVTAAFERDDLQEAKKLLAKMKYFANLEDKLKNKKIPS